ACTCATAAATTTTGTGATGATATCATGGGCGACCGCTATAATTTAGAGATTAAAAAAGTGAAGTCCGCTTCGAAGAAGTATCCAAGAAGTTATGCTAAAATTAAGAAGACACCACTGTCTGGGAGGAATCATGATTGATCGTAGAGAAATAGCTATTGAAAAAATTAAACCTAACCGTAATCAACCACGGCTAACTTTTAACGATGAGAGTTTGTTGGAATTGGGTCAATCGATTAGTGAAAATGGCCTTCTTCAACCGATTGTTGTTCGTGAAGTCAACGAGATAGATGAATATGAAATTATTGCCGGAGAACGTCGTTATCGAGCAATGCGAATGTTCGGTTTTACAGAAGTTCCGTGCATTATCAGTAATATTGACGATGATAAAAGTGCAACATTAGCGCTTATTGAAAATATACAGCGAGAAGATTTAAGTGTGTTAGAAGAAGCGAAAGCATATCGCGATATTTTACGAATTCAAAAAATAACTCAAAAGGAACTCGCAACCAAAGTAGGGAAATCACAATCAGCGATTGCGAATAAAATCCGTTTACTTGAATTGCCTGAACCCGTACTCGAAGCCTTAGGAGAGCGTAGAATTACTGAGCGTCATGCGCGTGCTCTATTAAGTGTTGAAAAAGAAAAAACTGAAGAAGTTTTAGACGAAATCCTTAATAAAAAGTTGAATGTTAAAGAGACAGAGACCCTCATTAACAAACCACGAAAGAAAAAAACAGTAACACGTGGTATTTCTCAACACATTAAGATTGGTATTAATACAATCAAGCAATCGATCGGAATGATTGAAAAAACAGGAATTACGGTAAAACATGAAATGGAAGAAACGAATGATGAGGTTATCATTACGATACGCTTCCCTAAATAACTTAAGAATATAACAAAGGATGTGAGTCAATGGGGAAAATAATTGCTGTAGCTAATCAAAAAGGTGGCGTTGGGAAAACAACGACGAGTATTAATTTATCTGCTGGGTTAGCCTACTTAGGCCAAAAAGTTCTATTAGTAGACCTTGACCCCCAAGGAAATGCATCTCAAGGTGTAGGTGCAAATAGAATGGCGATTAAAGACAGTACCTATGATTTAATTCTTTCTGAAAAAGAAGTAAGCGACATTAAAATGTCTTTGAATACTCCCCCAATGGATTTAATTCCCGCAACAATTGATCTTGCTGGAGCAGATCTCGAGATGGTTGAGTTTAAGATTGGTCGTGAGCGTCTTTTAAAGAATAAATTAATTAAAGCAAAGGATGACTATGATTATATTATTATAGATTGTCCACCATCATTAGGTTTGTTAAATACAAATGCATTGACGGCTGCGGATTCAGTCATAATACCGGTTCAATGTGAGTATTATGCACTTGAAGGGTTAACACAATTGTTATCCACAATCCGGCTTGTACAAAAGCTGTTTAATCCAGATTTAAAAATAGAAGGCGTTTTACTTACGATGTTTGATGTTCGTACTCGTTTGAGTGTTGAGGTTCAACAAGAAGTTCGTAAATATTTTAAAGAACGTGTCTATAAGAGTAATATCCCTAGAAATGTTAAGTTGTCAGAAGCTCCTTCTCGTGGAAACTCAATCTTCGAATATGATTTAAAATCGGAAGGCGCTAAAGCATACGCATCTCTAGCGAAAGAAGTCTTATCATATAATAAGAAACGGAGTGACTCGAATGGCAGAGAAAGATAGTAATCGTTTAGGTCGTGGACTGGGTGCAATTTTTGGTGATGATGTATCTTCAGTACTTGAGGATATTCAACAAGGCAATAATGATGAATTTACGGGTGTTAAAACAAGCCTTAAAGTCAAAGATATTCGCACAAATCCATACCAACCGCGTCGACATTTTGACGAGGATAAATTAGAAGAATTATCACAATCAATTTCAACACATGGTTTGTTTACACCGATTTTAGTTCGTGAAACGAATAAGGGATACGAACTTGTAGCTGGAGAACGTCGTTTACGTGCTACCAAACGCGCAAATATCGAAGAAATCGCAGCGATCGTTGTGGATTTTGATGATTCACAGATGATGGAAATTGCGATTATCGAGAACGTTCAACGTGAAGATTTAAATGTAATTGAAGAGGCGATGGGATATAGTTCATTAATTGATCGTTTAGGTTTAACTCAAGAAGAAGTTGCGAAACGAGTAAGTAAATCCCGTAGTCATATTACAAACTTATTACGTTTATTAAGACTTCCAAAATCTGTACAAGAAATGGTCAGCGATAACAAACTCACAATGGGTCATGTGCGCCCACTTGTCACAATCGAAGATCCAAAAGAAATTGAACGCATTGCGGAAGAAATTTTAAGTAAGAAGTTATCGGTACGGGAAGCAGAACGTCTCATCAATAAAGAAGATGTGAAACCTGTTGAACCGAAGTTACGTAATAAAGATTATGATTATGCACAATCATTATTCGAACGACGCTTACAAACACGCGTTAATATCGCGAATAATAAAGTGATGATTTCGTTTGATGACGACGAAGATTTAAATCGTATTTTAGAGTTGCTTGATATTATTGAGTAAGGACGCCAAAGCGTCCTTTTTCTATCTTTCATAGTAATTTCTCATATCGCTAAAATGATAATGATATTGTAACGTTAGAGGTGAAATTATGAAACAAGAGCGACAAACAGAACTAAAAAAATCCAATAAAAGGAATCAACGTTTAATAAAAATTGCAGTCGTACTAATGTTAATGGTAATTGGGCTTTTGGTCTATCAAAAATCACAAACTCAAGACCAAGAAGTCAAAGATGATACCTTAGTTCGAGATGTATCGATCTTAGTAGAAACGTTTAGTGATACACTTAATGAGAATGCAGAAGAATTCTACCAAAATCTCGTAAAAACAGATACAATTCGATCATTTCGTCTGAACCCTTTAGATATGTGTGTTGGTGGAAATCAAAGTGTTCAAGCAAGAATTTATGTCGTAAATATTGAGGAAGAAAATCCTGAAACAAAGAATATAGAATATAAACCTGAGTATTTGATTTCAGGAGCGACAGAAATTATATATGATAATAAAGAAGTAAAAGGGTATAGACTATGGATTGATCGTTCACCGACCATTGAGGGAATTCATGAGCTGGTTAAAACGAATCAACTTGATTGCTATATTCCTTAAAATAGAATAGAGGGGATTTTATGAAGTATATTTTAGATGTGGATACAGGTATTGATGATACGTTTTCAATTGTATATATGTGTGCGCAAAAAGAATTGAGTTTAATTGGAATTACCACGGTTTATGGAAATATTGATGTGGAAGGAGCAACACAGAATACACTAGACCTTCTCCATTACTTTAATCAAAATCATATTCCTGTATATCAAGGATGCACGCATGCTCGTAGGGACAATACTTATGAACATCTTGCTGGTGGGATTAGATTTCATGGTAAAAATGGAATTGGAAATGCTGTTTTAACCCAATCTCCTAACATGAAAGTTACAAAACATGCAGTTGATTTTCTTATTGAGTCTGCGGAAAAGTATGGTAAAGAACTTGTGATTATCGCATCAGGTCCTCTTACAAACCTCGCTAAAGCAATTGAGAGAAATCCTAATGCTATGGCTGGAATCGGTAATCTTGTCTTAATGGGAGGAGCATTTAGTGTTCCAGGTAATGTAAGTAAGTTTGCGGAAGCAAACATTGCTCAAGATGATTTAAGCAGTAAGATTGTTCTCGGAAGTTCAACACCGATTACAATGATTGGCTTGGATGTTACGACTCGGGCAATCATTACCAAAGAGGATGTAGCCCACTGGAAGTCATCAGCGCCCGAGCTTTATCAAATTGTCCTTTATTACCTCGACGCATATAAAGATGCGTATCCGTTGTGGGATGGCTGCGCATTACATGATCCACTTGCGGTTTTTGCGGCACTTAATCCTAACTTAATCACAGGACCTCACGTTAA
This genomic stretch from Erysipelothrix rhusiopathiae harbors:
- a CDS encoding ParB/RepB/Spo0J family partition protein: MIDRREIAIEKIKPNRNQPRLTFNDESLLELGQSISENGLLQPIVVREVNEIDEYEIIAGERRYRAMRMFGFTEVPCIISNIDDDKSATLALIENIQREDLSVLEEAKAYRDILRIQKITQKELATKVGKSQSAIANKIRLLELPEPVLEALGERRITERHARALLSVEKEKTEEVLDEILNKKLNVKETETLINKPRKKKTVTRGISQHIKIGINTIKQSIGMIEKTGITVKHEMEETNDEVIITIRFPK
- a CDS encoding ParB/RepB/Spo0J family partition protein, which codes for MAEKDSNRLGRGLGAIFGDDVSSVLEDIQQGNNDEFTGVKTSLKVKDIRTNPYQPRRHFDEDKLEELSQSISTHGLFTPILVRETNKGYELVAGERRLRATKRANIEEIAAIVVDFDDSQMMEIAIIENVQREDLNVIEEAMGYSSLIDRLGLTQEEVAKRVSKSRSHITNLLRLLRLPKSVQEMVSDNKLTMGHVRPLVTIEDPKEIERIAEEILSKKLSVREAERLINKEDVKPVEPKLRNKDYDYAQSLFERRLQTRVNIANNKVMISFDDDEDLNRILELLDIIE
- a CDS encoding nucleoside hydrolase produces the protein MKYILDVDTGIDDTFSIVYMCAQKELSLIGITTVYGNIDVEGATQNTLDLLHYFNQNHIPVYQGCTHARRDNTYEHLAGGIRFHGKNGIGNAVLTQSPNMKVTKHAVDFLIESAEKYGKELVIIASGPLTNLAKAIERNPNAMAGIGNLVLMGGAFSVPGNVSKFAEANIAQDDLSSKIVLGSSTPITMIGLDVTTRAIITKEDVAHWKSSAPELYQIVLYYLDAYKDAYPLWDGCALHDPLAVFAALNPNLITGPHVNLDVLTDQEQKGRTILNVDAYREGKSPNVKVALDADIEGFKKSLLGDIDALIARIS
- a CDS encoding ParA family protein, encoding MGKIIAVANQKGGVGKTTTSINLSAGLAYLGQKVLLVDLDPQGNASQGVGANRMAIKDSTYDLILSEKEVSDIKMSLNTPPMDLIPATIDLAGADLEMVEFKIGRERLLKNKLIKAKDDYDYIIIDCPPSLGLLNTNALTAADSVIIPVQCEYYALEGLTQLLSTIRLVQKLFNPDLKIEGVLLTMFDVRTRLSVEVQQEVRKYFKERVYKSNIPRNVKLSEAPSRGNSIFEYDLKSEGAKAYASLAKEVLSYNKKRSDSNGRER